From the genome of Sphingomonas sp. HMP6, one region includes:
- a CDS encoding DUF962 domain-containing protein, producing MAAKISSYAVFWPYYLGEHAKPETRAIHYAGTALTFVFLAVAIVAGGYWWAALPIAGYGFAWAAHFGVEKNRPATFTYPLWSLASDYRMFFLWISGRLGPHLRAAGVD from the coding sequence ATGGCAGCGAAGATCAGCAGCTATGCGGTATTCTGGCCCTATTATCTGGGGGAACACGCCAAACCCGAGACGCGCGCGATCCATTATGCGGGCACCGCGCTGACTTTCGTGTTTCTGGCGGTGGCGATCGTCGCGGGGGGATATTGGTGGGCGGCGCTGCCGATCGCCGGATACGGCTTTGCCTGGGCCGCGCATTTCGGGGTGGAGAAGAACCGCCCGGCGACCTTCACCTATCCGTTATGGTCGCTGGCGAGCGATTATCGGATGTTCTTCCTGTGGATCAGCGGGCGGCTGGGGCCGCATCTGCGCGCGGCGGGGGTAGACTGA
- a CDS encoding cysteine synthase A → MHSLPTTLALIGNTPLVFLKGPSEAAGAEIYGKCEFTNPGASIKDRAALGIVEDAEARGSIAPGGTFVEGTAGNTGIGLALVANAKGYKTIIVMPETQSREKMDTLRALGAELVLVPAAPYSNPGHFVHTSRRIAEETPNAVWANQFDNIANRKAHITGTAEEIWAQMDGRIDGFTCAAGTGGTIAGVGMGLKAKDEKVCIALSDPHGAALYNYYAHGELKSEGSSVAEGIGQGRITANLEGAPIDTQFRISDAEGMAWVTRLLAEEGLCLGLSSGINVAGAVALARHLGPGSRVATILCDTGFRYLSTLYNRAWLEAKGLAVPPWLASA, encoded by the coding sequence ATGCACAGTCTCCCCACGACGCTCGCCCTGATCGGCAATACCCCGCTCGTCTTCCTAAAAGGCCCGAGCGAGGCCGCCGGTGCCGAAATTTACGGCAAATGCGAATTCACCAATCCCGGCGCTTCGATCAAGGACCGTGCCGCGCTCGGGATTGTCGAGGATGCCGAGGCGCGCGGGTCGATTGCGCCGGGCGGTACCTTTGTCGAGGGGACGGCGGGCAATACCGGGATCGGGCTCGCGCTGGTCGCCAATGCCAAGGGCTACAAGACGATCATCGTGATGCCCGAGACGCAAAGCCGCGAGAAGATGGATACGTTGCGCGCGCTCGGGGCTGAGCTCGTGCTGGTGCCGGCCGCGCCCTATTCGAACCCCGGCCATTTCGTCCACACCTCGCGCCGGATCGCCGAGGAGACGCCCAACGCCGTGTGGGCCAACCAGTTCGACAATATCGCCAATCGCAAGGCGCACATCACCGGCACGGCCGAGGAAATCTGGGCGCAGATGGACGGGCGGATCGATGGGTTCACCTGCGCCGCGGGGACCGGCGGGACGATTGCCGGAGTCGGCATGGGGTTGAAAGCGAAGGACGAAAAGGTGTGCATCGCGCTCAGCGATCCGCACGGCGCGGCGCTGTACAATTATTATGCGCATGGCGAACTGAAGTCCGAAGGATCATCGGTCGCCGAGGGGATCGGGCAGGGGCGCATCACCGCCAATCTGGAAGGCGCGCCGATCGATACGCAATTCCGCATTTCCGATGCCGAAGGCATGGCATGGGTGACGCGGTTGCTGGCGGAGGAAGGGCTGTGCCTGGGGCTGTCGTCGGGGATCAACGTCGCGGGCGCGGTGGCGCTGGCGCGGCACCTGGGGCCGGGCAGCCGGGTCGCGACGATCCTGTGCGATACCGGGTTTCGCTACCTCTCGACGCTGTACAACCGGGCGTGGCTCGAGGCGAAAGGGCTAGCGGTGCCGCCGTGGCTGGCCTCCGCCTAA
- a CDS encoding division/cell wall cluster transcriptional repressor MraZ, translating to MDERSEYQGDGLGLVDDKGRVAIPASLRQALATNSPRPDGKDGGTIIVGVHPKQACLRAYDPAFVKILKAKVEAREALHTGEDGEPNYNFKRRGASGEQAPFDGSGRFIMPPFPRDYAGIGEYAFFWGTFDWIEIWDPATLIAATDVDPVMQAACRFHCKQKGIAL from the coding sequence GTGGACGAACGCAGCGAATATCAGGGAGATGGCCTCGGTCTTGTCGATGACAAGGGCCGGGTCGCGATTCCTGCCTCGCTGCGACAGGCGCTGGCGACGAATTCGCCACGCCCCGATGGCAAGGACGGCGGCACGATCATCGTCGGCGTCCATCCCAAGCAGGCCTGCCTGCGTGCCTATGACCCCGCTTTCGTCAAGATCCTGAAGGCCAAGGTCGAAGCGCGCGAGGCGCTGCACACCGGCGAGGACGGCGAGCCCAATTACAATTTCAAGCGCCGCGGCGCGAGCGGCGAGCAAGCCCCGTTCGACGGATCGGGCCGCTTCATCATGCCCCCATTCCCGCGCGATTATGCGGGAATCGGCGAGTACGCTTTTTTCTGGGGCACGTTCGACTGGATCGAGATCTGGGATCCGGCGACGCTTATCGCGGCGACCGATGTCGACCCGGTGATGCAGGCGGCCTGCCGTTTCCATTGCAAGCAGAAGGGGATCGCGCTGTGA
- the rsmH gene encoding 16S rRNA (cytosine(1402)-N(4))-methyltransferase RsmH, whose protein sequence is MNDAPHVPVLLAEVIDALAIAPGEAHVDATFGAGGYTQAMLAKGARVFAFDRDPDAIAAGSAIVAASDGALTLVPATFSAMDAELAARGAVPVQGVTMDIGVSSMQLDQAERGFSFQSDGPLDMRMSQEGLSAAEFVNEADEAQIAYVIKEYGEEPRARRVAQAIVYNRPITRTGELARIVRKALGYKPHDKKDPATRTFQAIRIHINRELGELADGLAAAERVLAPGGRLAVVTFHSLEDRMVKRFLRERSGSLPAGSRHLPEVAAKHAPSFELVGRGIRAGEDEIARNPRARSATLRTATRTSAAAWPEHSVTEGAM, encoded by the coding sequence GTGAACGACGCGCCGCATGTGCCGGTCTTGCTTGCCGAAGTGATCGACGCGCTCGCCATCGCGCCCGGTGAGGCCCATGTCGATGCGACCTTTGGCGCAGGCGGCTACACGCAGGCGATGCTGGCGAAAGGTGCGCGTGTGTTCGCGTTCGATCGCGACCCGGATGCGATTGCTGCGGGTAGTGCGATCGTCGCCGCCTCGGATGGTGCGCTGACTCTGGTGCCCGCGACCTTCTCGGCGATGGATGCCGAGCTTGCTGCGCGAGGCGCCGTGCCAGTGCAAGGCGTGACGATGGACATCGGCGTGTCCTCGATGCAGCTCGACCAGGCCGAGCGCGGCTTTTCGTTCCAGTCCGACGGCCCGCTCGACATGCGGATGAGCCAGGAGGGCCTGAGCGCCGCCGAATTCGTCAACGAAGCCGATGAAGCGCAGATCGCCTATGTCATCAAGGAATATGGCGAGGAGCCGCGCGCGCGCCGCGTCGCACAGGCAATCGTGTACAATCGCCCGATCACGCGCACCGGCGAGCTCGCACGGATCGTGCGCAAGGCGCTCGGCTACAAGCCGCATGACAAGAAGGACCCGGCAACGCGGACCTTCCAGGCGATCCGCATCCATATCAACCGCGAGCTGGGCGAACTGGCCGACGGCCTTGCTGCGGCGGAGCGTGTTCTTGCCCCCGGCGGTCGGCTGGCGGTGGTGACGTTCCACAGTCTCGAGGACCGGATGGTCAAGCGGTTCCTGCGCGAACGCAGCGGATCGCTGCCGGCGGGATCGCGGCATTTGCCCGAAGTGGCGGCGAAACACGCGCCGAGCTTCGAACTGGTCGGGCGCGGCATCCGTGCCGGCGAAGACGAAATCGCGCGCAATCCGCGCGCCCGTTCAGCCACGCTTCGTACGGCAACGCGTACCAGTGCCGCCGCTTGGCCGGAACACTCTGTGACAGAAGGAGCGATGTGA
- a CDS encoding peptidoglycan D,D-transpeptidase FtsI family protein, translated as MSTLVARPIARPISGRRSNDQRHALVAVAHVRLMMLMLLIMAGFLLVIGRIALLGLLGTPAGAATLTANPVVRGDILDRNGQPLARTIEAWTIGVRPPELLGDRQALAGQLATLMPAHDSAWYLDRLTMKGKFTYLEKHASPALVNQIHALGEPGIVFAREPERLYPQSTLAAHALGYIGPTATDLHIMGRAGIERAFDARLTDPAQRGKPIALSIDSRVQAAMESELGRAMVSFKAKDATGIVLDVRTGEVIAMVSLPVYNPNKLSGTSIDALRNNVTQSVYELGSTFKPITMAAAIESGTVTSMARRFDATVPLKVGRFTIHDDRGDEQKRWLNIPETLIYSSNIATARIAEEMGKDKLTAMFTAMGFGERPSIELRERAGPIWPKYWGNTTLMTTAFGHGIAVTPLHLANAYATLVNGGIWRPTTMLKVAPGAAPAGRRVLSEATSARMRQLLRMIVLLGTGKKGEAPGYRVGGKTGTAEVAGAGGYSKKANVSTFAAAFPMDSPRYVVVAMLNSPIGNAESFGLTTAAWTAAPVVSRVIARTGSLLGVTPDMKRDIDVSELMPLVWHGAGDRKNAE; from the coding sequence GTGAGCACGCTCGTCGCCCGCCCGATCGCCCGACCGATTTCCGGGCGCCGCTCGAACGATCAGCGCCACGCGCTGGTCGCGGTCGCGCATGTGCGGTTGATGATGCTGATGTTGCTGATCATGGCGGGTTTCCTGCTGGTGATCGGGCGGATCGCGTTGCTTGGCCTGCTCGGTACGCCGGCTGGTGCCGCGACGCTGACCGCCAATCCGGTGGTGCGCGGCGACATTCTCGATCGCAACGGTCAGCCACTGGCCCGCACGATCGAGGCTTGGACGATCGGCGTGCGTCCGCCCGAATTGCTGGGGGACCGGCAAGCGCTGGCGGGGCAGTTGGCGACGTTGATGCCGGCGCATGATTCGGCCTGGTATCTCGACCGGCTGACCATGAAGGGCAAGTTCACCTATCTGGAGAAGCACGCTTCGCCTGCTTTGGTGAACCAGATTCACGCGCTGGGCGAGCCGGGCATCGTCTTCGCGCGCGAGCCTGAGCGGCTGTATCCGCAATCGACGCTGGCGGCGCATGCACTCGGCTATATCGGCCCGACGGCGACCGACCTGCACATTATGGGGCGTGCCGGGATCGAGCGCGCTTTCGACGCCCGACTGACCGATCCGGCGCAGCGCGGCAAGCCGATCGCGTTGTCGATCGATTCGCGCGTGCAGGCGGCGATGGAGAGCGAGCTCGGCCGCGCGATGGTGTCATTCAAGGCGAAGGATGCAACCGGCATCGTGCTCGACGTGCGCACCGGCGAAGTGATCGCGATGGTGTCGCTGCCCGTCTACAACCCCAACAAGTTGAGCGGCACGAGCATCGATGCGCTGCGCAACAACGTCACGCAGTCGGTGTATGAGCTCGGTTCGACCTTCAAGCCGATCACGATGGCCGCGGCGATCGAGAGCGGCACGGTAACGTCGATGGCGCGGCGTTTCGACGCGACGGTGCCACTGAAGGTCGGGCGTTTCACGATCCACGACGATCGCGGCGACGAACAGAAGCGCTGGTTGAACATCCCCGAGACGCTGATCTATTCGTCCAACATCGCAACCGCGCGGATCGCCGAGGAAATGGGCAAGGACAAGCTGACCGCGATGTTCACGGCAATGGGCTTTGGCGAGCGCCCGTCGATCGAGCTGCGCGAGCGCGCCGGGCCGATCTGGCCGAAATATTGGGGCAATACGACGCTGATGACGACCGCGTTCGGGCACGGCATCGCCGTGACGCCGCTGCACTTGGCCAATGCCTATGCGACGCTGGTCAATGGCGGCATCTGGCGCCCGACGACGATGCTGAAGGTGGCACCCGGCGCGGCTCCGGCTGGGCGGCGCGTGTTGTCCGAGGCGACGAGCGCGCGGATGCGGCAATTGCTGCGGATGATCGTGCTGCTGGGCACTGGCAAGAAAGGTGAAGCGCCGGGATACCGCGTCGGTGGCAAGACCGGGACTGCCGAGGTTGCGGGCGCAGGCGGATATTCGAAAAAGGCCAACGTTTCGACCTTCGCGGCCGCCTTCCCGATGGATTCGCCGCGCTATGTCGTGGTGGCAATGCTCAACTCGCCGATCGGCAATGCCGAATCGTTCGGCCTCACCACGGCGGCATGGACCGCAGCACCCGTCGTCAGCCGCGTGATCGCGCGGACGGGATCGCTGCTCGGCGTGACGCCAGACATGAAGCGCGATATCGACGTGTCCGAACTGATGCCGCTGGTGTGGCACGGCGCGGGCGACCGCAAGAACGCGGAATGA
- a CDS encoding UDP-N-acetylmuramoyl-L-alanyl-D-glutamate--2,6-diaminopimelate ligase, which translates to MKLGALTGGTETDTVTGFAIDHRKVAPGVVFGAFQGAVVNGEDFIDAAVAGGAIAVVARPDARVAGAVQIADAVPRRKFAELAARYFAPFPSVAVAVTGTNGKTSTVEMVRQLWRMSGFSAASIGTLGVTTGDDRVSTGLTTPDVVTFLSNVAGLAREGVSHVAFEASSHGLSQYRTEGLRVSAAAFTNLSRDHLDYHGTMEAYLEAKLRLFSEVLADDGVAVVWADDAVSARVAEVARGRGQRVISVGTTGETLKLVSRDPTLLGQGLVIEAEGKTYTVNLPLIGAYQAANALTAAGLVIAGGGDVAATLANLARLQPVRGRLERAVIARSGAPVYVDYAHTPDALEAAISALKPHAGGRLIVVIGAGGDRDMGKRREMGAVAAAMADVVIVTDDNPRSEDPAAIRAMVLEGAPSATEIGSRRDAIGAAIAQAGPQDIVLIAGKGHEQGQIVGGLVLPFDDVSVAREMAASSPSRLREGLGEGRAANAAPVPASPPASGSGEA; encoded by the coding sequence ATGAAACTGGGCGCGCTGACCGGCGGAACCGAGACCGACACCGTCACCGGCTTCGCGATCGACCACCGCAAGGTCGCGCCGGGGGTGGTGTTCGGCGCGTTTCAGGGTGCGGTCGTCAATGGCGAGGATTTCATCGACGCCGCTGTCGCCGGCGGTGCGATTGCGGTGGTGGCGCGGCCCGATGCGCGCGTGGCGGGTGCCGTGCAGATCGCCGATGCCGTACCGCGGCGGAAGTTCGCCGAACTCGCCGCGCGCTATTTCGCGCCCTTTCCCAGCGTCGCGGTGGCGGTAACCGGCACCAACGGCAAGACCTCCACCGTCGAGATGGTGCGGCAGTTGTGGCGGATGAGCGGGTTCAGCGCCGCGTCGATCGGCACGTTGGGCGTGACGACCGGTGACGACCGCGTCTCGACCGGGTTGACCACGCCCGATGTGGTGACCTTCCTGTCGAACGTCGCCGGCCTGGCGCGCGAGGGCGTCAGCCATGTCGCATTCGAGGCATCGAGCCACGGTCTGTCGCAATATCGCACTGAGGGCCTGCGGGTGTCGGCGGCGGCGTTCACCAATCTCAGCCGTGACCATCTCGATTATCACGGCACGATGGAGGCCTACCTCGAGGCGAAGCTGCGGTTGTTCAGCGAAGTGCTGGCCGATGACGGCGTGGCGGTGGTGTGGGCGGACGATGCGGTGTCGGCCCGCGTGGCCGAGGTGGCGCGCGGGCGCGGCCAGCGCGTGATCTCGGTCGGCACGACAGGCGAGACGCTCAAGCTCGTGTCGCGCGATCCGACCTTGCTTGGGCAGGGGCTGGTGATCGAGGCTGAGGGCAAGACCTATACGGTCAACCTCCCGCTGATCGGTGCATATCAGGCGGCGAATGCGCTGACCGCGGCGGGGCTGGTGATTGCGGGCGGCGGCGATGTCGCGGCGACGCTCGCCAATCTGGCGCGGTTGCAGCCGGTGCGCGGGCGGCTCGAACGCGCGGTGATCGCCCGCAGCGGCGCGCCGGTCTATGTCGATTACGCGCACACGCCCGACGCGCTGGAAGCCGCGATCTCGGCGCTGAAGCCCCATGCCGGGGGTCGGCTGATCGTGGTAATCGGGGCGGGCGGCGACCGCGACATGGGCAAAAGGCGCGAGATGGGTGCGGTCGCGGCGGCGATGGCGGATGTCGTGATCGTGACCGACGACAATCCCCGGTCCGAAGACCCGGCGGCGATCCGCGCGATGGTGCTTGAGGGTGCGCCGTCCGCGACCGAGATCGGGTCGCGGCGTGACGCGATCGGCGCGGCGATCGCGCAAGCCGGGCCGCAGGATATCGTGCTGATTGCGGGCAAGGGGCATGAGCAGGGGCAGATCGTTGGCGGCCTGGTCCTGCCGTTCGACGATGTGAGCGTGGCGCGGGAGATGGCGGCCTCGTCCCCCTCCCGCTTGCGGGAGGGGTTAGGGGAGGGGCGTGCGGCAAACGCTGCGCCTGTTCCTGCATCCCCTCCCGCAAGCGGGAGCGGAGAAGCATGA
- a CDS encoding UDP-N-acetylmuramoyl-tripeptide--D-alanyl-D-alanine ligase produces MSLWTSEEIAAATGGTASAPFSATGVTFDSREVTTGDLFIALTGEATDGHRFLDQAFDRGAAGALVSQPSAHPSVLVPDTMAALEDIARAARARTDAKIIGVTGSVGKTGTKEALFAALDRGAPGETHRSVKSYNNHTGVPLSLARMPAATRFGVFEMGMNHSGELAHLTTLVRPHVAIVTTVASAHREFFDSEEAIADAKGEIFRGLEPGGVAIVPYDNAHRDRLIAAAAPYAARTVTFGLEKGADVRAIETMRTASGGTFVTAQIGARELSFTISQPGLHWVSNCLALLAAVDAVGGDLALAGLALAELGGLAGRGARFSVSVGAGEALVIDESYNANPSSMRATLAVLGAEQAARKIVVLGEMRELGADSDAYHAALAELIAMAGVKAGILVGERIAPLANALEGQGDFVHVADAAAARAALSAMLAPGDAVLIKGSNGVGLAAVVAALRSGTL; encoded by the coding sequence ATGAGCCTCTGGACATCCGAGGAGATCGCGGCGGCGACCGGCGGGACCGCGTCCGCTCCGTTCAGTGCCACTGGCGTGACCTTCGACTCGCGCGAAGTGACCACCGGCGACCTGTTCATCGCGCTGACCGGGGAGGCTACCGACGGGCATCGCTTTCTGGATCAGGCGTTCGATCGCGGCGCGGCGGGCGCATTGGTGTCGCAGCCTAGTGCGCATCCGTCGGTGCTCGTCCCCGACACGATGGCCGCGCTGGAGGACATCGCCCGCGCGGCGCGGGCGCGGACCGACGCCAAGATCATCGGCGTCACCGGATCGGTCGGGAAGACCGGCACGAAAGAGGCGCTGTTCGCGGCACTCGACCGCGGCGCACCCGGCGAAACGCATCGTTCGGTCAAAAGCTACAACAACCACACCGGCGTTCCGCTGAGCCTCGCGCGGATGCCCGCCGCGACGCGCTTCGGCGTGTTCGAAATGGGGATGAACCATTCCGGTGAGCTCGCGCATCTCACGACGCTGGTGCGACCGCACGTTGCGATCGTCACGACGGTTGCCTCGGCCCACCGCGAATTCTTCGACAGTGAGGAAGCGATCGCCGATGCCAAGGGCGAGATTTTTCGAGGGCTGGAGCCCGGCGGCGTCGCGATCGTGCCGTACGACAATGCGCATCGCGACCGGCTGATCGCCGCCGCCGCGCCATATGCCGCGCGTACGGTAACCTTTGGCTTGGAAAAAGGCGCGGATGTGCGCGCGATCGAGACGATGCGCACGGCAAGCGGTGGGACGTTCGTGACGGCGCAGATCGGCGCGCGCGAACTGAGCTTTACGATCAGCCAGCCGGGGCTGCATTGGGTTTCGAACTGCCTCGCCTTGCTCGCCGCCGTTGATGCGGTGGGCGGGGACTTGGCGCTGGCGGGCCTGGCACTGGCCGAGCTTGGCGGACTGGCCGGGCGCGGCGCGCGCTTCTCGGTGTCGGTCGGCGCGGGTGAGGCGCTGGTGATCGACGAAAGCTACAACGCCAATCCGTCGTCGATGCGCGCGACGCTCGCAGTGCTGGGGGCCGAGCAGGCTGCTCGGAAGATCGTCGTACTCGGCGAAATGCGCGAGCTCGGCGCGGACAGCGATGCCTATCACGCGGCGCTTGCCGAGCTGATCGCGATGGCGGGCGTCAAAGCGGGTATTTTGGTCGGTGAACGGATTGCGCCGCTTGCCAACGCGCTTGAGGGGCAGGGCGATTTCGTTCATGTCGCCGACGCCGCTGCGGCGCGCGCTGCCCTGTCCGCCATGCTGGCGCCGGGCGACGCGGTGCTGATCAAGGGATCGAATGGCGTAGGGCTGGCGGCGGTCGTCGCGGCTTTGCGAAGCGGAACACTGTAA
- the mraY gene encoding phospho-N-acetylmuramoyl-pentapeptide-transferase, whose amino-acid sequence MLFLLAEYLGFPGLLNLIRYQSFRTGAAVATSLFLGLLIGPRFIGWLRVRQGKGQPIRADGPQTHLAKRGTPTMGGLMILTALVVSILLWMDLSSPYVWACLFVTLGFGAIGFLDDYDKVRKASTAGVSSRLRLVGEFAIAGIAATIIVRNNGTHLYLPFYTGSVIDLGWFYIAFAAFTIVAFGNAVNLTDGLDGLATMPVIIASVAFMLIVYLVGRADYANYLGIPHVPHAGDLAIFCGGIVGAGLAFLWFNAPPAAVFMGDTGSLALGGALGAISVVAHHEIVLGIIGGLFVVEAMSVIIQVFWYKRTGKRVFKMAPIHHHFEQLGWSEPTVVIRFWIIAFVLALAGLATLKLR is encoded by the coding sequence ATGCTATTTCTTCTCGCCGAGTATCTCGGTTTCCCCGGTCTGTTGAACCTGATCCGGTATCAGAGCTTCCGTACCGGCGCGGCGGTGGCGACCTCGCTGTTCCTCGGGCTTTTGATCGGTCCGCGCTTCATTGGGTGGCTGCGCGTGCGGCAAGGCAAGGGCCAGCCGATCCGCGCCGACGGCCCGCAAACCCACCTCGCCAAGCGCGGCACGCCGACGATGGGCGGCCTGATGATCCTGACCGCGTTGGTCGTGTCGATCCTATTGTGGATGGATTTGTCGAGCCCGTATGTCTGGGCGTGCCTGTTCGTGACGCTGGGCTTCGGCGCGATCGGCTTTCTCGACGATTACGACAAGGTTCGTAAAGCGAGCACGGCAGGCGTATCGAGCCGGTTGCGGCTGGTGGGAGAATTCGCGATCGCCGGGATCGCCGCGACGATCATCGTGCGCAACAACGGCACGCATTTGTATTTGCCGTTCTACACCGGCTCGGTGATCGACCTGGGCTGGTTCTACATTGCGTTCGCGGCCTTCACGATCGTAGCGTTCGGCAATGCGGTGAATTTGACCGATGGCCTTGACGGGTTGGCGACGATGCCGGTGATCATCGCGAGCGTCGCGTTCATGCTGATCGTCTATCTCGTCGGGCGCGCCGATTATGCGAACTATCTCGGCATTCCGCATGTGCCGCATGCCGGCGATCTTGCGATCTTCTGCGGCGGGATCGTGGGGGCGGGGCTGGCGTTCCTGTGGTTCAACGCGCCGCCGGCCGCCGTGTTCATGGGCGATACCGGCAGCCTTGCGCTCGGCGGCGCGCTGGGGGCGATTTCGGTGGTGGCGCATCACGAGATCGTGCTCGGCATCATCGGCGGTTTGTTCGTGGTCGAGGCGATGAGCGTCATCATCCAAGTGTTCTGGTACAAGCGCACCGGTAAGCGCGTGTTCAAGATGGCGCCGATTCATCACCATTTTGAACAGCTCGGCTGGAGCGAACCGACCGTCGTGATCCGGTTCTGGATCATTGCATTCGTCCTGGCGCTGGCGGGGCTTGCGACGTTGAAACTGCGGTGA
- the murD gene encoding UDP-N-acetylmuramoyl-L-alanine--D-glutamate ligase, whose protein sequence is MIVSPLWRGKRYAVLGLARSGAATVRALLAGGADVVTWDAKKEARDRLASMFPGEGRGPGGQVRIFEGGGSKAADGSQLDPGLRRGTLEVANLEMDDLAEYGALVVSPGVPLNTDHVASLARAERTPIIGDIELFAQTRATLPPHKVVGVTGTNGKSTTVSLIHHILQTAGLPSRLGGNIGLPILEQEPLPEGGVYVLELSSYQIDLTQSLDCDVAVLLNITPDHLDRYDGFEAYAASKARLFAMQSKGHAAIIGIGDAASAQIARSLSARGEDLTKIAPGVCMMQPLSPSLAGPHNLQNALAAINVCEALGVPHAAIDAGLLSFTGLPHRMERIATKHGVAFVNDSKATNPESTAPALAAFDRIHWILGGKAKTDDLDACAPSFGRVVRAYTIGASGAKFAEILEGKVPVEESGDLATAVAAAAANAQAGDTVLLSPACASFDQFRDFEDRGDQFRALVEALK, encoded by the coding sequence GTGATCGTCTCGCCCCTCTGGCGCGGCAAACGCTACGCTGTGCTGGGGCTTGCGCGGTCTGGTGCGGCGACCGTGCGTGCGTTGCTGGCGGGCGGGGCGGACGTGGTGACGTGGGATGCGAAGAAAGAGGCTCGTGACCGTTTGGCTTCCATGTTCCCCGGCGAAGGCCGGGGTCCAGGCGGACAGGTGCGGATTTTCGAGGGGGGCGGCTCCAAGGCAGCTGATGGGTCGCAACTGGACCCCGGCCTTCGCCGGGGAACGTTGGAAGTAGCGAACCTCGAAATGGATGACCTCGCTGAATACGGTGCGCTTGTCGTTTCGCCGGGCGTGCCGCTCAATACCGACCACGTCGCGTCGCTCGCCCGCGCCGAACGCACGCCGATTATCGGCGACATCGAACTCTTCGCCCAGACCCGCGCCACGCTGCCGCCGCACAAGGTCGTCGGCGTGACGGGCACCAACGGCAAATCCACCACCGTGTCGCTGATCCACCATATCTTGCAGACCGCCGGCCTGCCGTCGCGGCTCGGCGGCAACATCGGGCTGCCGATCCTTGAGCAGGAACCGTTGCCGGAAGGCGGCGTCTATGTGCTCGAATTGTCGAGCTACCAGATCGATCTGACGCAGAGCCTCGATTGCGATGTCGCGGTGTTGCTTAACATCACGCCCGATCATCTCGATCGCTATGACGGGTTCGAGGCCTATGCCGCGTCCAAGGCGCGGCTGTTCGCGATGCAGTCGAAGGGCCATGCGGCGATCATCGGGATCGGCGATGCTGCCTCGGCGCAGATCGCGCGCAGCCTGTCGGCACGCGGCGAGGACCTCACCAAGATCGCGCCGGGCGTGTGCATGATGCAGCCGCTGTCGCCGAGCCTGGCCGGGCCGCACAATCTGCAGAATGCGCTCGCGGCGATCAACGTCTGCGAGGCGCTCGGCGTGCCGCACGCGGCGATCGATGCCGGGCTGTTGAGCTTCACCGGCTTGCCGCACCGGATGGAGCGGATCGCCACCAAGCACGGCGTCGCGTTCGTCAACGACAGCAAGGCGACCAACCCCGAATCGACCGCGCCCGCGCTCGCGGCGTTCGACCGGATTCACTGGATCTTGGGCGGAAAGGCCAAGACCGACGATCTCGATGCGTGCGCGCCGAGCTTTGGCCGGGTCGTGCGCGCCTATACGATCGGCGCATCGGGCGCGAAGTTCGCCGAGATTCTCGAAGGGAAGGTTCCGGTCGAGGAAAGCGGGGATCTCGCAACGGCGGTCGCCGCTGCCGCCGCGAACGCGCAGGCCGGGGACACGGTTCTGCTCTCGCCAGCCTGCGCGTCGTTCGATCAGTTTCGCGATTTCGAAGATCGCGGCGACCAGTTCCGCGCGCTCGTCGAGGCGCTGAAATGA